The genomic stretch CCTGCAACAGCGCCGAAAGCGAACCCGCTGACGGGGCTCGgaggctttttttctcgcccTGGACCTTGCAACGACTGAACGCGGTAACAGCACGCGGCGGGGAAACCAGGCGCTGCCGCAACGTGCGCTGATGGGGAGGGGTCCCCGGGCAGTGGGCGCTACCAGCTGCTAATAGCCGGCGTCTGCCTGTTCTCGATGCGCCGATTCTTGGGCCAGCGGTCGGCTCAACAAAGCTTCAATGGGGCGGCTCTCGCCCGGGTCGCAAATCAACCGCCAGTTGTAGTACCTTGGTATTATATTTGTGCGACGAAACTTCCGTCACGTCATTTTGTCCGCAGGGACAATTCGATTCAAAAGCAGTAATTATCAGAGAGACGCTGTTCTACTACTAAGCTGTGCGGACAATTCGGTCCGCGGCGGTCCGAGCCCAAACGGGAAAAAAATTCCATTGAATCTGTTGTAGAGGATGTGATGCTTGTGAGATCCCACTTCTTTAGTCGGTGGTATAAAGACGATGAGGGTGCCCGTGCTTTCTGTTCGTCGGCATGGTGGTTTCGTCTATGGCAATAGACTGAGTCTATGGATTCGGGAGAAAAATGGGCTTTTGCTGCTAAACATTGGAGTCTTTGCAGCGTGGTAATTGGCCGGTTCATATCTCGTCTGGGACAGTCGTGTTTCACTTTTGGGCTCCGGCGATGAGTCGGGCCACGATGGCAGCATTTTACCGAGCAATCTCCAGCAAAGAACGAGAGATGCCCGACATCATTCTCAGGCATGCGAGCTGCATGTGCTGTGGAGGATTGAGAACAGCAACTAGGAGCATTAATAGGTGTCAAATGTGCCCTATTGCCCCTTGCTGCAGGTGGAAATTCAGGCCATGGCTTGATCTGAACTCTTCATGTTGCTGCCGCGCAACGCCCTGATCCCCTTTGCTTGCCACTTCATCTCTAACCATGGAATGCTATTCCATCAATTCCATTGCTTCCCACTCTCGCacagaatacatgtacattgcCCGAGACGGTACATGTTCATGTACTCCGGACAAAGCAGGCAAGGAAGCCCAACTTGGTCTGGGGGAATAAGCCAGAGCCACAGACAGCCCGATCATGAGTGTCGTGCATATCTCCCCACGGATGACAGCGTCTGCCAACGGCTACCAGCATCTGCTATTCGTACAAGTAGACCTGTATCCATAGAACGCTGCATGATAGTAGCACAGACAGCGCCCTCAcgctctccatctccacgACTGACAACAAGCAAACACACTGCATCTCTTGCCAGCAAAGCATACTTTACACATTACACTTTTTCCATTCCCCAAAGTCCGGCATGTCCGAGGCCGACACGCAAATCAGCGCTCTGGCATTATGTAATCAGGCCGTAACTCTCTGCAAGCCCGTCTCGCTCAGGCACTCAGGAGATATTACGTCACGTGATCTCGTCAGCCAGATGGCTTCAGCCCAACGGCTCCACCAAATCTGCCGCTGGAAACTCTGATCCAGCCTATGGCATGCCAGCGCGCGGCTTCTGACGTGTGGCGCACCAAACTCAGACTGGATTGTACTCTTGTAGACCCTGGCCTAGATCCGTTCGATATTCTTTCCCTTCATCATCCCTCCTATCCGCCACCTTCGACTGCAATTCACCCCCCATTCTCTGTTCTGTATCTGTTGATTCGGTTTCTCTCGTTGTCGCTGCAATCAAATCTTTTGTTTGCCTTGGTCTGTAATTCTCACATCTGCTCGCAATGAGCGCTTCATCCAGCCTCGCCCGCAGGGCTATAGCTCGCAACCCCTTGCTTGGTCCATGTAAGTTGTGTTCCAAAGTCTCCTATACAGACCGCCACGGTTATTGACTCTCTCCGAAGCAAGACATCTATCCAGAGGCGTCTCGCCAGCTCTCATCACCAGACATATTGCCCGACAGACCCAGATCCCTGCCTTGGCCCTACTCGTCCCTTTGCGCCAATTGGGAACCGAGCCTCATCGACCGGATGCGCCGTCTGGACCGCCCCCAGGGTTCAATGCCGAGCAGGCTAAGAAGCCGCTGCCAAAGGACCCTTCGAGTGCTGCTAAGAAATCAGATGCCGatgcaaagacaaaggatgGGTCGGTGACAGCTGCGCAAGCCAAGGCCGATGCCTCATCAACAGAGCTTGCTACCAAGAATGTCGACAACTCTCAGCAAAAGGACCtcgcaaagaaaaaggaggcgGAAGTCAAATTGACGACCTGGCAAAAAGTTAAGAAAGAAGCCCAGCACTACTGGGATGGAACCAAGCTCCTTGGTACAGAGATCCGTATCAGCTGGAGGCTAGCACTCAAGATGGCTGCCGGCTACGAGCTTACCCGCAGGGAAAAtaagcagctccagcgcacTGTGAAAGACCTGGGCCGGCTCGTTCccttctccgtcttcatcattgtCCCCCTGGGTGaagctctgctgcctctggcCCTCAAGCTCTTCCCCAACATGCTTCCCAGCACGTTTGAGGGTCAAAAGTCCAAGGAGGCAAAAGCCACTCTGTTGCGATCTACGAGGAAGGAGGTCAGCGGCTTCATTCGCCAGACGCTGAAAGAGTCCGGCCTTCCCCTGAGCCAGGCGACAGCTCAGAAGGAAGAGTTTGCCAAGTTCTTCCGCAAGGTCAGAGCCACTGGAGAAGCGCCCACTGACCAGGACGTTATCAAGGTGTGCAAGGTCTTCCGCGATGACATGACTCTGGACAACCTGTCACGGCCCCAACTGGTGTCCATGTGCCGCTACATGGGTCTCAACACCTTTGGCACAGACGCCATGCTGCGATACCAGATCCGCCATCGCATGCGTCAAATCAAGCGCGATGATAAGGCTATCGCCTATGAAGGCATTGACAGCCTGACTGTTGCAGAGCTACAGCTGGCGTGCGCCGCCCGCGGTATTCGCACACACAGCGTCTCCCCTGCTAGGATGAGGGCTGATCTGCAGACTTGGCTAAACTTGCGTCTCAAGGAGGGCGTTCCCTCTACGCTGCTGGTCCTGAGCAATGCTTACATGTACGGCCAAGGATCCGGCGAGGGCTCGAGCCAGATTGAGGCCCTTGTTGGTGttctctcctccatcccTGAGGAGCTCTTCCATGAGATTGAGCTGGAAGTCCACAACGCTGAGGGCGCCGCTACCAACAAGCAGCGTCTCGAAGTcgtcaaggagcagcaggatctcattgaagaggaagagatgcagAACAAGGAGAGCCAGACAACAGGCTTTGCTACTCCCCGTGATGTCGATGACATTGACGAGAAGGAAGAGCGAGAAGCGTCGGCCGCTAAGAGTGGCTTAGAGACGAAGCCAGCCGGCGAGATGGTTGATGCCGAAATGGAGCAGATTAATGTCattgaggctgagaagaaggccaatgTCCAGGAGAAGAAATAATGACATATCTTCAAACGACAAAgatgtgaaaaaaaaaaaaatttaagaagaaaaaaggaattcATAAAGGAGGCAAATCCACGGCGTATGCTATAGCGCCGGCAGTCAAACGACTTGTTATTCTCATTTCATATGTACACAATGGGCTTATTACAGCATACCCGAATGGATAAGGGGTCATGTTACTACATAAACTAACAATAAGCTGGATGATGCAAACATGGAAACTTATTTGAGCGGTGGGCGGCATAGACATCTCGACACAATCAGGAAACAATAAATAGACTACGTATATGATTATAATTGCTTGCTACCATGTGTTTATCTTGCTGTGTGCTATGTGATGAATTCTTAACAGGACAAGCACATAGCCGTCGAGCAAATGTTAAAGTGGTGAAATATGATACTGAGCATGTGCAAGTAAAGCACCAGCATCGTAAAATAGCCAGAAAAGCTGCCGCCAATCGTCGGCGGTTGGCCACGAGGCTGTTGCGTCATCGTGGCCCACGCAGGTACCAACTTGGAAGGCAGCGTCGAGCAGGTACCAAAACCGGGCGACAGAAACGGAAGACAGTGCTTCAAATTATGCGCAGAAAACGGGGAAAGACATTCGCAACTGTTTTATCTTATCAAAGAAGCATTGTCATCATTCACTTCATTTGATCCTTTCAGCAACAATGTCCTCATTTTGAGGCTGCTGTTATGCGCATTTCGCAAATCCCATCCCGCGTATGTACCTGAGACGCCTGTGGAACCAGGTGCATGTAGGCCCTTGCTAATTGCGTGCAGCCTTCACACAGCCTCAAGTCATTCCAGCCAACTGGCAACGCCTCTTCGCTAGCCTCGGAATTTACGTTGCCTATCCTAAACTCTCAACTCTCAGCGTTTACTCACAGCCTTCCCTCGCTATTATTCGACCGTAGCCGCGCCGCTTCAAGGTTGGGAGCGCCTCGATTCAACTGTCGCATCTCCGCTCGGCATTTCTCAAGACTGACAGCCTCAGCTGCCGTCATCCGATCAACCATCGCCACTCAGCCAAGCTCCCCGCCGATGCTCCGACCATGACGAGCCCCCAAGACAACGACCAAGACGACTTCTCCAACGTCACCTGGAGCGAACATGTACACGAGCAGACAGCGCGCTCTGCAgctgtcgccgccgccgagggccCCGGACACCCCATAGAGGAGGTTGGAAACAGCTCGGCGAATGCCCTCGGCCGTGAGAAGCTCGAATGCACCGTTGGGTCGCCCATCAAGGAGAATGACGGCACCAAGGATGCTTTTGTGTCATATCTCGTCACCACTCACGTACGTACAGCCGATTCATGATTGCAAGCGACtggtggctctggctcttgTCTTATCCTCTCCCTTCCTACCCCGCCTTGAAGCTGTCGCAAGGCGATGCTCTACTACAGGCTGCCGGCTAACTCAACGTGCAACATGACCTTAGTCTACATTCCCATCCTTCCAGAAAGAAGTCACGACGGTGAGGAGGCGCTTCACAGACTTCGCTTTTCTGTTTAAGCAGCTCATGCGAGACTACCCCGCCTGCGCCGTCCCGCCAATCCCGGACAAGCAGCGCATGGAGTATGTCCGTGGCGATCGCTTCGGTAATGACTTCACTTCACGGCGCGCCCACTCGCTGCAGCGGTTCCTGAACCGCCTGTCGCTTCACCCAGTGCTGCGCAGGAGCACTATCCTGCACAGCTTCCTCGAAAGCCCCGACTGGAATGCGACCGTCAAGAGCCGCACAACTCGTGGCAGCATAGCGAGTGATCCCGGCGGCTCCAGCGGCGTTTTCGACAACTTTGCCGATACCTTTATCAACGCTTTCACCAAAGTCCACCAGCCTGACAGACGGTTCCTCGaggtcaaggagaagagcgacAAGCTTGACGAAGACCTTGGCCACATCGAAAAGGTAATTGCCCGCGTGGCTCGCCGAGAAGGGGACCTGGAAACCGATCTTCGGGATCTGGCGGAGCAATTCCAGAAACTCATCACTCTTGAGCCTGGTATCGAGTCCGCTGTCCACGCCTTTGCCGCTTCCATCGAAGATACGGCACAACACCTTCACCAGCTCAAGGATGTAACAGATCAGGACTATCTTGGATCGCTTCGCGACATGCAGGCCTTCTCCCTCGCTCTCAAGAACCTTCTCAAAGCCcgagagcagaagcagctaGACTACGAACAGCTGACGGAGTACCTCAACAAATCCACTTCTGAGCGCGATTCTTTACGCTCCGGCCATGGCGCACCCAGCGGGCCAGGTGGTTTCATCCGCGCCAAGATCGAGGACGTTCGCGGAGTGGACCACGAACAGGCCCGGCGAGAGCGCACCAGAAAGCTGGAACTACGGGTCGAAGAGCTCAGCACCGAGGTCGAAAACGCCCGTGAAACCAGCCATCGGTTCGACGACGAGGTGATCCGCGAAGTTGCTGACTTTGAGCGCATCAAGCGCATCGAGATGAAGGCCCAGCTTGGCGGTCTGGCGGATGCCCACGTCAAGTTTTACGGTGACGTCGCCGAGCTGTGGGAGCAATATgtcatggagatggagaaggagggcgTTGTTCCTATAGCATGAGAATGAGCTAAAAGATGTGGTTTTTACGTGATATTGATGACAACCTATTTTGCAGcggtccttttttttttttttctttcttattttctatttcatTCCCACGTaaagaggaaagggaagGAGTGTGGTATAGGAACTGGTGTTGAGGTATGCACGGGCTTATACATTCTTGTTTGGAAGGGGGTTTAGAAATAATAATGACACGGATATTTAATACAAGGTATCAACTTACTTTTTGCGCCCAAGAAGCATCTTGTTAAACGATATATAGCCTGGCTATAAGCTACCATTTTTAAGCTTCtgagaaatgagaagaatgcAACGAGAAAATTGGAGGAAACAGACACATTCGTTATGAATGCTAGATTGCTCGTTGTCCGGCGAGAGTgttctctttgctttcacAATAAGAATTGGCAATCGACCCCGTCCTCCATTCAGATGCGGTTCCCATTTCCCATGTAAATGAAATCCATCTAACACAGCGAGGCAACCAAAGGGTAATAGATACATATAGGCATGCGCACCTATCTATACATTCATTATACACTAGCTATGTCCCTCATTCAAGGCAAAACCACTCCATTCAAGCAAAACAGAGTACCTATTGATCAGGGACCATGAAGAAAAATGATATAATTGTAAAATATACTCCGTCTAATGAATACCTAGTTTTCAAaatccccttttttttgtgcttcAATTCAAAAAACCACAGAGCAGAGAAGTGCTTCTCATCTATATTCAACTCGATAACCTCTGTTTCTCATTACCGTTaccgtcatcatcatcatcgctctCCTCGCCAACGACATAATGTTCCGGCTCGTCATCGGGATTATGTCCCGCCAGCCGGGAAGCCGATCGATCCCTATACTCGTCAaactcatcgtcgtcgtcactACCGCCGGCAAAGGCATCGTAGAGCTCTCCGCCACGGGTGCGGCGCGTCTTCTTACCACCGTTGGCACCCTTCTCAGCACTGTTTAGACCCTCggtctcttcttcgtcgagaAGTTCGAACTCGTAGTTGTTACGGGGGTTGTTGcgcaggcggcggcggcgagcgaCCCATAGGTAGATACCCAAGCCGCAGCAAAACGCAACAATCAGACCAAGGGCGGCGTAGATCCagatcttggccttgtttcCAAACGTCGGGAGCCAGGAGACCCATGAAGATGGGCTAGTCGTGCTGGATGGTTGGGCAGATTCAGTCCCGGTTGCAGCCTCGTGCTCAGTATCTGATGGCTTTTCATCGGTAGAGGTCTCTTGGGGTTTGGTCGATGATTCTGTGGGCTGTGCCCCAGGCTTCGTTGGGCGCACAGGGTGGTCTGTAGGATTGGTGGTGACAGCCGTCTTAGTTGTGCTTGGCACCGCAATCGATTTGGTAGAGGCCACTCCCGAAACGGTGGACTGAATCACGTCATGgtcggcatcttcatcctcggACGGCATTGGCagggccttggccttgctaGCATCAATGCTCTCGCCCCAAAGCTTTAGGTGCCAGTCGATGAATTTGCCCTTTTCGTTGTTCACTTCCGTGTCTCGGATAATGACAGTCCATCGTCCAACGCCACTCTCGCCCCTGAAAGAAAATTTTGTTAGCACCAGTGGTTTTTCTTGGAAATGCAgtaagagaaaaataaagggGGAGAAACCTACCAATGGGCAACGGACATGAAAGTCCAGTCATCATAACCGCCTTTGAAGTTATCCTGTTTACGGGAAACGGAAATGTGGCTGATGACGTTGTCAGGGCTGACCAAATCCACGCTCAAATCACCACGGCGGGTGTGTTCAACGTTCATGGTAACAGTGACGTGCTCCAGACGAGCCAAGTTGGCTTCTTTGAGCATATCAGCAGTCACATCAAAGGTCATTGCCAGTCCGTCGTTGCCTTCAGGAATATCCTTTTTGACATGAAGCCAAGGAGAAAAGTACCAGGCCTGAGGCTTCACTTTCTGCCATGTTTTTGATTTCTCAACCAGACCGTAAGAGTCGACTTTGCCGTAACCGAAAGTGTGGCTGAATTGTCTCCCAGCAGAAGTGGTCTGCCACTCGGCGTCTGTCTCGTCCTCCAATTTGACAGCAGTATCCATGGCAAGATATTGCATGTCTCGCCAAGTCAGATCTGGGCGAACTTGCATGACCAGGGCAAAGATACCCGCCGCAAGCGGTGCCGCAGCTGATGTACCTCCATGAGCTGAATAGCAGGCATTTTCTCCAACATCAGTTGTGTGCTGTAAAATGGTAAGCGACTAGAATCGGGTTCGAAGgcaaagaggggaaaaagaacTTACTatgccatcgccgccaccacTACTGTAGGTGACAACGAGCAAGGCGGAGCAGTGTTCTGAGTAATACGGGTGTTGGCCAAGGCGATCAACCGCGCCGACCgtgatgctgaagatggagttTGTATATCCGTCAAAATTGCAGTTGTCGCCGCTCGCGGCACCGTTACCACTTGCGAAGACGTAGATGGAACCaaggcctcctcggccttcCTGAATGCCCTTGAGCATAGCTCGTCGAATCAGGACATCAGGGGCTTCCATGGATCTGCCATCGTCCGGAGGTCCCCAAGAACAAGAGTAGATCTGGTTGTCCTGATATTTGTAGATCATGGCCTCGGCTTCATCTGCATCGCTGATAGGGCTGCTGAGAATTCGAATGCCGGCAATCTTGGAGTCGTAGGCAACGCCAAGTCCGCAAACATCGTTTTTGACTGCAGAAATCTCGCCAGCGCATCTGGTGCCGTGTTTATCATCTGACAAGACCGGCTTGGGTTCAGGGTCGTTGTCGTTGAAATCCCAAGAGCCTTCTGCAAAATAGTTGTCCTTTAGGTCTCGGCTATACATATCCAGGCCATCGTCGATCACAGCGACTGTCGCATTCTTGCCAGTGATACCCTCGAGCCAGAGCCCAGTGACATTGACATCATGGCCAACCTGCACTGTATTGTATAGATGCCACTGCTCTGTAAAGATCGGATCGCCGATGCCCAGGTCTCTCATGACATTTGATTGCGTGAGGACCGCCGAAGCGTCAGGCTTTTGACTCTGCGGGAGTCGAGGAAGCACATTGTCCCTCGGTGGGATGACCCTCTTCTGCAGGCGGCTGCGAGCCTCTTGCTTGGTCGTCAAGAGGACTCCGTCGAGGATGTCGTACCCGCCGGCGTCTCGTTTCCTCCTTTTGCGTTCTCGCACCTCATCTTTGACAATATCTCGGTCGTGCTTCTCGGAGCGGAATACGTGGTGGTCGGTCagctctccaagctgccCCTCGTGCGTTAATCCAAGACGAGCCGCGATATCGCTGGGTTGTGTTGAATGGTCGAGGTGCAGAACATAGTAATCGTTTTTGTTGTAATCTCTGGCAATTCTGGCAGCCTGCGTCACGGCCACCAGGCTAGCAAGCCCGAGCACAGAAGCGACTCTCATGGCGGCGTAAAGAAGGCAAGGCGCTCGCGGAGCTGCCGGCGCAAAGAAAGGGATGGGACGCGAgttgaaagggaaaaagtGGCTGAAGCTATGAACTCATGGAGCCCTCTTTTGGGGGGGGgttgtttttgtttgtcTGTTTATAGGTCGACTGAAAGATTGTAAAGAGGATCTGCAAAATGCTTGTTAGTATTTAGCAAAGCAGAGTTGCAGGTCCAACTTTGGGCTGACGAATGAATGGCAGCTCAGGAGTCGCAGTCGTCGCAACTCGCCACATTGGAGAAGCGACTCGGAACGGCACTCCCGACGCACCGCCTGCGCCGTCTTGCACCACAGGTGGCCAATCACCAAAAAGATGCCAAACGTGAAACTCACCCAGATATTCGGATCTGCAGTGCAATATGCCGCAgatctttggcttctccCAGCTGCTGAAAACAACCAGGAACCGAATCAGTAAAAGATATAAAGATGTGCAAACGAGAATCATGAAACGAATGGGACAGTTGGAGATGCCAGTTGTCGTAACCGTTCTGTCGAAAACGCATTGAATAGAACACCAACTCGCTTGTGcaagtacaggtacaagCAGTCCCCCTCCCCTCGCTGCTATTGCGGGCGCAAAGCAAAGGGGACCACTGGCTGATCGCCGTACCGCTACCAGCTTGCAAGTAGGGGGTCGCACTAGCAGGCTAGATGCCGCGCCACTAACGCAGCTTTAGCAGGTCGGTCTGGGCCTCTGACAGAGCAGATTTGCCTAAACTGAAGCCTAGAGCAGCTGTAGCCGATCCTTTTGGCATAGGCTCCTGCTTTTTATTGATTTTGCGGAGCAATAAACGACACTGCAGACCAGGACTATTGCCTGTCAATTAGGAAAGACCCCCATTTCAGGGTCTCGATTGAGAAGTTGAACTCGAACCCGAGGCAGTCTGGATACTACATGGCCCTTGCTCTTTGTTTACTAGTGACACGTTGTCGTGTTTGATGCTTGCTCTGCAAGTATAAACTTTGGCACCACCATGTAACCATCACGTGTCGTCATTCTTCATCCAGAAGCATACAGGTTCCAAGTCGTCAGCACTCTGTCAAAGCAAAGAATAGCAACGGCGTAAGAATCTAAAACTGTCTGCGGGCTGAGTTGTGCATATACCGCATGCACAAAATAACA from Trichoderma atroviride chromosome 3, complete sequence encodes the following:
- a CDS encoding uncharacterized protein (TransMembrane:1 (i198-218o)), which codes for MSASSSLARRAIARNPLLGPSRHLSRGVSPALITRHIARQTQIPALALLVPLRQLGTEPHRPDAPSGPPPGFNAEQAKKPLPKDPSSAAKKSDADAKTKDGSVTAAQAKADASSTELATKNVDNSQQKDLAKKKEAEVKLTTWQKVKKEAQHYWDGTKLLGTEIRISWRLALKMAAGYELTRRENKQLQRTVKDLGRLVPFSVFIIVPLGEALLPLALKLFPNMLPSTFEGQKSKEAKATLLRSTRKEVSGFIRQTLKESGLPLSQATAQKEEFAKFFRKVRATGEAPTDQDVIKVCKVFRDDMTLDNLSRPQLVSMCRYMGLNTFGTDAMLRYQIRHRMRQIKRDDKAIAYEGIDSLTVAELQLACAARGIRTHSVSPARMRADLQTWLNLRLKEGVPSTLLVLSNAYMYGQGSGEGSSQIEALVGVLSSIPEELFHEIELEVHNAEGAATNKQRLEVVKEQQDLIEEEEMQNKESQTTGFATPRDVDDIDEKEEREASAAKSGLETKPAGEMVDAEMEQINVIEAEKKANVQEKK
- a CDS encoding uncharacterized protein (BUSCO:EOG092D1HN1): MTSPQDNDQDDFSNVTWSEHVHEQTARSAAVAAAEGPGHPIEEVGNSSANALGREKLECTVGSPIKENDGTKDAFVSYLVTTHSTFPSFQKEVTTVRRRFTDFAFLFKQLMRDYPACAVPPIPDKQRMEYVRGDRFGNDFTSRRAHSLQRFLNRLSLHPVLRRSTILHSFLESPDWNATVKSRTTRGSIASDPGGSSGVFDNFADTFINAFTKVHQPDRRFLEVKEKSDKLDEDLGHIEKVIARVARREGDLETDLRDLAEQFQKLITLEPGIESAVHAFAASIEDTAQHLHQLKDVTDQDYLGSLRDMQAFSLALKNLLKAREQKQLDYEQLTEYLNKSTSERDSLRSGHGAPSGPGGFIRAKIEDVRGVDHEQARRERTRKLELRVEELSTEVENARETSHRFDDEVIREVADFERIKRIEMKAQLGGLADAHVKFYGDVAELWEQYVMEMEKEGVVPIA
- a CDS encoding uncharacterized protein (SECRETED:SignalP(1-18)~MEROPS:MER0000364~TransMembrane:1 (n3-13c18/19o728-751i)~BUSCO:EOG092D0UFO); amino-acid sequence: MRVASVLGLASLVAVTQAARIARDYNKNDYYVLHLDHSTQPSDIAARLGLTHEGQLGELTDHHVFRSEKHDRDIVKDEVRERKRRKRDAGGYDILDGVLLTTKQEARSRLQKRVIPPRDNVLPRLPQSQKPDASAVLTQSNVMRDLGIGDPIFTEQWHLYNTVQVGHDVNVTGLWLEGITGKNATVAVIDDGLDMYSRDLKDNYFAEGSWDFNDNDPEPKPVLSDDKHGTRCAGEISAVKNDVCGLGVAYDSKIAGIRILSSPISDADEAEAMIYKYQDNQIYSCSWGPPDDGRSMEAPDVLIRRAMLKGIQEGRGGLGSIYVFASGNGAASGDNCNFDGYTNSIFSITVGAVDRLGQHPYYSEHCSALLVVTYSSGGGDGIHTTDVGENACYSAHGGTSAAAPLAAGIFALVMQVRPDLTWRDMQYLAMDTAVKLEDETDAEWQTTSAGRQFSHTFGYGKVDSYGLVEKSKTWQKVKPQAWYFSPWLHVKKDIPEGNDGLAMTFDVTADMLKEANLARLEHVTVTMNVEHTRRGDLSVDLVSPDNVISHISVSRKQDNFKGGYDDWTFMSVAHWGESGVGRWTVIIRDTEVNNEKGKFIDWHLKLWGESIDASKAKALPMPSEDEDADHDVIQSTVSGVASTKSIAVPSTTKTAVTTNPTDHPVRPTKPGAQPTESSTKPQETSTDEKPSDTEHEAATGTESAQPSSTTSPSSWVSWLPTFGNKAKIWIYAALGLIVAFCCGLGIYLWVARRRRLRNNPRNNYEFELLDEEETEGLNSAEKGANGGKKTRRTRGGELYDAFAGGSDDDDEFDEYRDRSASRLAGHNPDDEPEHYVVGEESDDDDDGNGNEKQRLSS